The region CTCCACCGGCGCCTGCAGGATCTGGGTCGCCACGACGAACGTCGCGAACATCGAGAAGCCGATCAGCACCGAGGTCACGTTGGTCCAGAGCACGGGGGGCCGCGCCGTCACCCGCAGGTCGACCAGCGGTGCCCGGGTCCGCAGCTCGTGCCGGCCCCACACCGGGACGATCACGAGGAAAGCGCCCAGCAGGCCGAGGGTGACCGGCGACGCCCAGCCCCACTCGCCGCCCTTGGACACGGCGAGCAGCAGGCACACCAGCGCCGTGCCGATCCCCGCCGCGCCGATCAGGTCGAACCGCCCGCCCGTCCGCACGCCGGACTCCGGGACCAGCCGCACGACCAGCAGGATCTGGACGAGGGCGACGACCGCGGCGCCCGCGAACAGCCATCGCCAGCTCGCGAACTGGGCGACCACGCCGGTGAGCGGGAGGCCGATCGCGCCGCCGACCCCGAGCGAGGAGCTCATCAGGCCGACGCCGCCGCCGATCTTCTCCGCGGGCAGCACGTCCCGCATCAGGCTCATGCCGAGCGCGATCACGCCGAACGAGACGCCCTGCAGGACCCGCGCCACCAGCAGCACCAGGATGTTCGGCGCCAGCGCGCCCAGGAGCGAGCCGAGCCCGATCAGCACGAGCGAGCACAGCAGCATCCGGCGCTTGCCGTACATGTCCCCGAGGCGGCCCAGGACCGGTGCGGACACGGCGCCCGCGACGAGCGTCGCGGTGATCAGCCACGCCGCCGTCGACGGGGTGGTGGACATCAGCCGCGGGAACTGCGGCAGCAGCGGCACGACCATCGTCTGGATCAGCGCCACCAGGAGCCCGCACGAGGCGAGCACGCCGATCGCGACCCCGGGGCGGCGACGGGCGATCGCGGAGGCGTCGTCGCCGATGGTGGCGGGTGGGGCGGGGGCGAAGCTCGGACACGCGGCGTCTCCGTCCGGATGAGCAGGGTTCCCGTCCAGGTGACCACGACGCCCGTTTCGCCCGCAAGGTGAACGCTTGCCTTTGCCAAGTATCTCACCGAGCAACGTCGTGTTCGTCCGGTTCACCCTTTCGGGTGGCGAAGCCCGTACGGCCGTTCGGCGGCAGGCGCGTCGGTCGCCGTCGGGCCCGCCGGGCAGGATGGCCGGCATGGCAGTCCGACGTCTCGAGCCTGGATCGGTGTCCGAGCAGTTCCGCGAGTTCTGGACCGAACGCCACCTGGGCACCCTGGTGACCCTGCGCCGGGACGGGACCCCGCACGTCGTCCCGGTGG is a window of Pseudonocardia sp. T1-2H DNA encoding:
- a CDS encoding MFS transporter, translated to MLASCGLLVALIQTMVVPLLPQFPRLMSTTPSTAAWLITATLVAGAVSAPVLGRLGDMYGKRRMLLCSLVLIGLGSLLGALAPNILVLLVARVLQGVSFGVIALGMSLMRDVLPAEKIGGGVGLMSSSLGVGGAIGLPLTGVVAQFASWRWLFAGAAVVALVQILLVVRLVPESGVRTGGRFDLIGAAGIGTALVCLLLAVSKGGEWGWASPVTLGLLGAFLVIVPVWGRHELRTRAPLVDLRVTARPPVLWTNVTSVLIGFSMFATFVVATQILQAPVETGYGFGLSLIVAGVVLLPIGGAMVVFSSTSALISRTRGPRTTLVLGASVLVVGNVAFALLPGSLLLLMLAATVASIGAALAYSALPLLIMRAVPETETAAANSLNTLMRQLGTSSCTAVVAAVTTAMTLDLGGRVLPSSGAYTTIFLAGAGAAVLGTVVAALTPSPRGAGHSENAGALVTSSTP